The genomic stretch TTGGGTTGTCTTAGTCATGACAAGTTGACATTAAATGAGTTTGGgatgtctttgtaatgacaacttgacattaaccagGATGGCATTACCAGAATGtctttgtcatgacaacatcacaTAACGTCATCCTGTTTAATGTCGAGTTGTCTTAATAAGGACGTTCCAAACTTATTTAATGTCCGTATGTCATGAACAAGACAACTTCTGGTAATGTCACTTtgattaatgtcaagttgtcataatccagaaaacccaaacaatgtcaACTTGTAATGACAAAAACCgaatgacaacaaaacagaagTCATGTGGATGTATTTTCTCAATAAACAAGTTAAACTGTTCTACACATAATCCAAGAGTTAGCAGGGATGTAGCTTAATCACCAGGTCATTTACAGGTGATTACCTGGTGATTACAGGTAACCTTTTGTAATGTGAATGCACAGTAACGGAGTGACTTGGCTGCCTTTACATGCATCTTTTAGACACTAATACAGCAAGCaaggacatttttgtccctAAAGCATGTCGCATTCCCATGTTTGCAAGACACTAGAACACTCATCccattttatgtttgtttttttttgctatgaAGAGTTTACTCTTTaatgtgcttttatttatacagtacgtccctatatatatatattcttataCAACTAAGGATTTTAGAGTTAAAGTAGTGCTCAGTACTGCAGTCCTGGCCCACATAACACAATTCCTACAGACATTGTTCCTACTGGTCATGGAAATCCTGGAATATCAATGAACTGTTGAAAGATGGTCAGATGGGAAATATCATGAAATTTGACCATTTAGCAGAACATATTTTCCAATGTGTGACATTCATTGACTTAGATGGTGGATTTTTGGCAAGTAGACACCAAACTGACTCACCAAACTCATGTCATGAATGAAAGCCCGGGCTGCCTGCTACAGATGTCCTTTATGGATTTACTGTCTCGCCAACGCTTCCTCGCCCTTTCCAACTGTCACCTTCGACCTCAAACCAGTGCTGAGCAAAGCTAGTgtgcatttataatgacaagAAGACGCATTCAAACGTCGTGTTTTAGATTAACAGGCAGGCACGTAGTAATTTGTACCACTTCTGTCGTAGATCTAAAGTCCAGTTTACATGACTAGAGTACTATTTTACTgaattttatatttatctgcTGATTGTATCTTGTTCTATACATGTATATTGCACTCATGCATTTTCAGGTCACAGATTGGACGgaagtaaataaataagtcaacgctgtttcttgtctttttctgttttctgcaaaacaaaacaggatttCTAAGGGACCCATATACACAGACCCTAATCCATTTTAATGCTGAGTACTATTCCCCAGCTTTCCCCTCCCTTCTTGATCACACCCCTCAAATTATATTGTCAAAATGACATGAAGGCAACGCTAATAGTTTCAGCTGGATTCCTCCCGGGAGGTAAAGGGAGGAGACGGGTAGGAGCGTTTTGTTATGGTTACGAATGCATCATCAGTACGAGGTAGTTTGCATCTCCTCTGAGCTCCATGACATCAGCCCCTCCAGCTGTTATTTTACCAGATCCAAAATGCCAATCTGGGAGAGGAGGAGCTCAGAGGAAACTGTTCTGTGCCGCTGGACCACATGTTGGCCCAGTTTGGACTCACCAGACCTCAATCCACAGTCTCCATCTTGCACAACGCGGCTGCTCCAGtgtctttaaccctcctgttgtcctaaatgtagggggaaaaaatcaacaaaaacactggccttttttttttgtaaatgctgTTAAAAATGGGACCAAAAAAAATCACCCAAAGGTCACAACAACTTtgtttaaagtgacaaaaaaattggaaaaacaccaaaacatttGGGGAGAAAACTGACAAGAAATTGGAATTAAATcgagaaaagtgtaaaaagaaacaaaaaaaacatgcaatttagAGCTAGAAAaacacatataataaataatacattgtgaAGCCAGGACTACCTGAGGAAGTGGATGGTTGTTGTTTATTATATACCTGATGTGCTCCAATCCACCTGTGCTATGATTGATggtatatcatttttattagGATGACTATGGGTTttataatatttgtattttgcactgtaaaacaaagacatttggtAACATCACTATAGACTATCAAACCTGAGACTCtataaatgaaaagtaaatgAGAAAATTTAAAGGATTTGTCCAAATTTAAAGGATTTGAATACGCAGCAGGAAGTCGCAGCTATTTAGCTTAGCATATAGACTGGAAAATGTgctagcctggctttgtccaaaggttaaagatgcagtagatacgacttataaaactaactttcggTCAtgtttgctgaaactgaccctctgttccagtagaactacatgaagcaggttgGCTCCTCTGGCGCCACTTACAGCCTGTAGTGGGATTAGCAATAATCCACCGCTCCCTGGTCAGACGCACCAATCAGGGCAGGGGGTGGTGTCTAAGACTACGTGTCAATCACTGCTgctgcacacacattcattattCCTTGTGGGGGGGGNNNNNNNNNNNNNNNNNNNNNNNNNNNNNNNNNNNNNNNNNNNNNNNNNNNNNNNNNNNNNNNNNNNNNNNNNNNNNNNNNNNNNNNNNNNNNNNNNNNNagagagagagagagagagagagagagagagagagagagagagagagacagagacacacaggtcAGCACATTTGACTGGCTATTACAAACAACTGGTATTCATAGTTTTCATTTCTTACGCTTATATGATATGAAGGAATTATATGAACTTAATGAgttgtttttacttatttattagATTGGTTTTATTGGACTTTCTACTATGGATTTATTGTATTAGCGTTTGCTGAAATTCTGTTATTTTGCCATAatctgtatttctgtatttaccTCCCACCTACCTATGGCTTATTTTACTGGAAGCTCTCGAGATTTCTCCCAATTCTTCCCCCCGTACGTGTACAAGCTTTTGCTCGTGTTTGTTAGGGTTTGGGTTGTTTAGGCCGGTGGGAAAGCTGGGAATCGACCTCTGGTGCGGACTAAAGAACGGGACAAAGGTCAGTTCCAATTGGACTGTgatgtggtttgttttttggtATGAAAGCAAATCAGACCAACCACAGGACTGTGTGATAGTTGATGTGTGACTTTAGCAAGAATTCAAAAGCTCTACGGTTATTAAACCCACCTACCGACCGTGAAGAAACGTCAGAGaatgtgtattatttatataatcATGCAAGAGTGATTGAAAAGTTAAAACAGTGGCGCGTTATGCTTCTGCTCTACTCTACTCTGTGTTTTGCCAGTTACAAAACGACAATTGAGTGAAACCTAGCGGTCACATAATAACCATCCATCACTCTAAACATAACAGTACAAGATTCAGTCATGTGCTGCATGACCTGCTTCTGGTCTCTGGAGATTCCTGTCCCCACATGGGCCCATGTAGCACTGAAGATACAGGATGACAATCACCAAAACTGCCCAACATATGAGTTACTTGTCAGGCCATTTAACCTTACAATTTACAGCTCTTGGTTTGTTTGTATTAAGTCAGcgtggacaaaaaaacaaccaaaactaaGAGgctgtttgtattattttcctttaacccttgttttgtcttcctgtcatctataaaaaaaaaacagtttgctcactttttttcaacattattttcacttttctttgacatttttgtcactttttcaatgctgtgtgtgcttattgttgatgtttttgccaatttttttaaaaatttcttttaatttaattgttatttgacattttcagcgcttatttcgacggcccacacgggtcaaatttgcccaaaaggacaacacgagggttaaagacaCACGGGAGCGGCTGCGTTGTGCAGGAGGGAGACGGCGGAACGAGGTCTGGTGAGTCCAAACTGGGCCAACATGTTGATCAGCACCAAGTTTCCTCTGAGCTCCTCGTCTCCTAGATGGCATTTTGGATCTGGTAGAAAGTACAGCTGGAGGGGCTGATGTCATGGAGGTCAGAGGGAGGGCAACAAGAACGCAAACAAGCCTCAGGTCACTCTCACTCAGACAGGCAGAACTCACATGGGCAAAGGTGGGGCTGGCGGTAGAaccttcttcctccttctccgCACCGGTGGGGTGGGTGGAGGGCTTGGACATCATGCCGGTGGAGAACACTTCGTCCACGGTGTTGCCGACCGATGGCAGCGTGCTCTGAGATCGCTCCCATCCCGCAACGGACGACGACACGCTGACAGGCGGCGACGGGCTCGACGAAATGGAGATGGATGGTGTTGCGCTTACAGAGATGGGGATAGGGGGGTGGGGAGCTGGAGGTTTAGGTGCTCGCTGTTTGGTGGACCTGGAAGCAGCTGGAGGGTGGGGGTCTGCTGCCTCAGGCTCCTTGGTGGTGACTGAGGTCTCCTGTAGGAACATTATACAGTTAATATCAGAATTAaggtttattttacattattcaaGTATAAGATAACTTAAGCTAAATGgttcaaaaagaacaaaatgttttgaagttatttaaaaacGGACACTGAGACATGGTTGTAAATTTGTTGACATTTCCattgcatgaaaatttcactttatggaggtttttaaatgttaatatgcgttcccccagcctgcctatgggcCCCTCactggctagaaatggtgataggtgtaaaccgagccctggggatcctgctctgccttAGAGAAAATTAAGGCTCAGatgtattagggaccactaaggtctatataaagagacttcagatacagtattagggaccactaaggtctatataaagagacttcagatacagtattagggaccactaaggtctatataaagagacttcagatacagtattagggaccactaaggtctatataaaagagacttcagatacagtattagggaccactaaggtctatataaagagacttcagatacagtattaggggaccactaaggtctatataaagagacttcagatacagtattaggggccactaaggtctatataaagagacttcagatacagtattaggggaccactaaggtctatataaagagacttcagatacagtattagggaccactaaagtctatataaaagcatccaaaaagcaccatgtcatgggacctttaagcttCTTGTATGatcatgtacatgtatgtaggTGGTTTATGAGGCTGGAAAATGCAAAATCACAACAAGAAATGTTTAGGAAagtagagaaagaaaggagagcaAAGTAGAAACAATCTAGAAATggtttcttgtttctttttttactgtaaactgGCTGCATCTCCACCTGCTTCTGGTCACGTGTGGAGACCAGCAATGCGATGCTTgtgcaaaaatatataaactttTACTTGAATTGAAAACACAGGTAGAGTTCAGTGCTTACCTGTCGGAGGTAGGAGGGGAGGGATTTCTCTCCTTTCTCGAGGGATTTGATCTGACTGGGGGTGAGGGACTGGAAGTTGGCTTGCTCTCCCTCCAGCCTAGACCTCTCGGCACTGATCTTCCAGAAAGACGACTCCTCCTCTAGTCTCCGTCCCTCGCTTACAGACACCTTCACAATCGCACAACAACACTTTATTCAGTAAATGTACAATTGCATGGtctctttatttacatttttaattcctACTGGAGATTTATACAATTCTAACAAGCCAACAATGCACAATTTATAGATCTAGCGGACTGCTATTATGGGACAAATACTGATTTAAACCTACCATCTTGCTCTAAATATTAAAGGTTTTAAATGAACTACTGGGAACATCTTAACAGCTAAACTGGTACTTTCAATCTTAGTGTAAAGATGCATGCTGAGATTTTCTTGATCACACCAACCATACCCCCCTACTGTGATTTAGATTAAGGTTACATCCAaacccaaaatgttaaaattgctTTGACAAAATCAGTCCAAAGCTTGATTTATTTGCTATGTATGATTACACCCTCCTCAATCATGTACAATGGTGTTAAACATTGTGTacacattttataatataaatcctaaagtactgtatataatacCCGGTAAAGACTTAaactacatttacagtaacacatGATGAATAAGGGTTTCCTTTGCAACCACAATATACAAATTAAACCAACCACAGTGCACTCCTTATCATACCTTGGTCCCTGGTGTAGTCTTGGCGAGCTGGCTGGAATGAGGTACCTTTACAGGTTTTGGGTCTGCCTGCGAGGCGGAGACTCCCTGGTCAGCTGGGCCTGATGTCAAGCTGAAGTCCAACTGGCTCTGAAAGATGGGAGCAACATTTAAAGCAATATCTCACGACTTGACCGGGCTCAACTCTACGTGCATAATCCAGACAGAAAAGGACCAAGTATGCAGCAGATTATGCATTTGCAGATATTAAAGAAAGGATAGAAATTAACCTTAAACTTCTGAAAAAGGCAAATGGAATTGCCGACCATTAGGATAATCAAGTAATTGTTTAAGTAAATTATCAAAAACATCAATGGCAAAAATTGTCTGGgtcttaaatgtgaggatttgattattttcaatattagatttttcttaagattgtttttaataCTTAATATGGCTTCTGattcttcttcattttctgatattttagcTTAcacaattattaattaaaaaaatgttcaacacATTAATAAATACAGCCAAAACCAGTTACAGTGCTACATTATAGTGCCAAACTTCTTCCTTATGTTTCTGTTGAGAAGGACTCAAACATAATATagaataatatttattatatttaccTTTGTTTCCCACGAGAAAGGGGCAGAATGCTCATCTTGCCAAGTAatatcctaaaataaaaaactgtttaatatttattcacaTATTCAACACATGGTTATGGTCTTATGGTATTGTAATTCTACCGAAAAGAAAGTATATTTTAGGTCTATTTTGATTAATCTTGTTCTTGTTGTTACGACTACATTTCATGCATAGCTACGGTAGCTAGGTTACGTATCAGGTAGCCATTGTGACGTTTATCTAGCTACATATTTCAACGGCTACGTGGCGGCGGGTTAGCTACCATGACAACACGGGCTACCCTGGCCtctaaacacactcacaaagctATATAATATCATGATAATAATTCAAATGTGGTTTAAGTACCTCCTCCCCGAAATGAACTATCTTCTGACCCGTCTGAATGAGCAGTTTAGGGTAACAAACCACTTCTTCTCGGTCAACCCTGTGCATGGCGTAGCGAGCTCGGATATGGGGATCCATCATCCCGTTGTCGATGGCGATGTCTTGCTCTTGCGGCGTCATTTTCTCCCATGACGAGCCGTGGTTGGCTTTgattttctccctctcctgcaTTATTTTCTTTGCCATGGAGTTGATAGAGGAGAAGTACTCGAacttcttctcctccatcctGTGGGCGTCGAGCCCCGCCATGGTTGCGGCGGCCATCTTTAGCTGCTTCCAGCTGTTGTTATTGTGGCGGAAGCTGGTGTTCCTCTGTGGGCGGTGTCGAGACGACGTGGATGGACGGACCGTTGGGTGGGATAATGCCGCCATCTTGTGGTCTTGTTAGATTGTGTCAACTGCACCACAGGTAGGTGCTGGTCTAATTTTatataacatttaacattttcttaataTAACTTTGTCTACTGAAGCCAGCACTCTGTCCGTTACTCCGTGTTTTGAATTAATCTCGGAGCAACGGTCGGAACATTGACCGTTACTCCGTGTTTTGAATTAATCTCGGAGCAACGGTCGGAACATTGACGTTACTCCGTGTTTTGAATTAATCTCGGAGCAACGGTCGGAACATTGACCGTTACTCCGTGTTTTGAATTATCTCGGAGTAACGGTCGGAACATTGACGGTTTATGtatagcaatatatatatatatatatacagtctatgggtcgGAGTGACACAGTAGATGGTGGAGGAGACGCCAATTGCACTTATTAAACCTGaaataacaaatgtatttgCCCTTGGGGGCAGCGGAAACGAGTTGTGAACTCAACATCGACATATTATTGGCAAACCGTTGCTTATTTAGCGGtttgaaacattattattaatttggaGTCCTGGCCACCTGTCGAATGTAAGTCCATTCACTCAGTGTTAGCTGGCTGGCTCGGTTGCTAACTGTGTATATCCACTGTTTGTTGCTGAGCAGGTGAGTGAAAGTTAAACACTGTCATTTGATACTATATTGTAGGAGGAATGCTGAAAATACGAATCTGCCAAAGacaaggaaagaagaaaaaggtccACCATAACTCTTCAACAAGGTAACAGACAgtcaaacacactgacacatatcTCTTTATAGAGTTATTCTGGCTAATTAGAAGGCTAACAATTAATTGCTTATCCATCAGACACGGTGGAAGGAATCTAACATTACAGTGTCTGCAATGGGAGACACCAGTACTTTAAattaattccccaaaaatgCAATAATCAGAAGACCTGTGAGATACTTGCATGCATTAACTGCATAAATAAAAATTCACTGGATTAGCAAAGATTAACAGACAGTCCACAAAATACTATCTGGTGATGATGATCTATATTATACATCTGACTATTTCATCTTTACTCCTTTGATGTGATTATTTCAACACtaaacaaatacagttttttggaagttattttcaatatttttctgtATCTAAGTCAGTGATTTATAGTACGTTAAATGTATGTTCAGTGAGACGCAGAAACAGAAATTTTGCATTGAACATGAGAATAACAACggcatgtttttattaaacattagtggacctttttttaatgatcAGTTACAAACACAAGGCACATACAGtcatattaaaatacaaaacatgaaaaaagataatcatgtttataaaatatttacagttcTTAAAAGTCACATATGCAAGTTTAACAATATAGAAGAAACGGAAAATCAAAGTAGCACTAACAGCCCTTATACACTTCTTTAGAGTTTTTAACCAGTGGAAATTGGTTAGATATATTTAGTCGTAAGtacaaaacacagcaaaaaaaaaagattaaatccACAAAGCTCGCTTTTTGTGCAATTTGTGAAAGGTTGCTTCAGTGATACAGTACCTTATTATGTTGTTCTTGTGCATGTTTCTACATATGTGTCCAAAGTTGTGTAATTTTGGAAATTTTGAATAAGcaacacatgaataaataagtgGGCCCTGGTCTCATCTcagtcacatttttgttttctcgGTAACTACTCGGTATCtgattgtttacattttgcacattgGATCTTAATGGCGTTCTTCAGGCTGTGCTGGAGCCGTCATGGAGGCTAAGCTTCTCGCTCTTTGTCAGACTGTCACCGTTGAAACGCGGGTGAATGGCGATAGCGGTAGCCGGCATTGTTTTCTTTCGTCTGCACGAGCGAGTACACGCCAGGTAGAATATCTCTACTACGTTGAGAAGAACAGAGATGCAGGACACGACAAGcatgaagaggatgaagatggtCTTCTCTGTGGGCCGAGACATGTAGCACTCTACGGTGAAGGGACATGGGACTCGGGTGCAGACGACTCTCGGGACCATGACAAACCCATACAGATAGTACTGCCCAACAATGAACGCTACCTCCAGAACGATTCTGAAAAATATGGAGGTCATGTAGTTTCCCAGCAGGTCCCCTTTAATCTTGACATGGCCTTTGTCGTCAGAGTACTTGGGAAGTTTTTCAGCCCTAGAGTGGGTCTTCATATATTCTCTTATCTTGTCTTCCTTGTGGATAATGTGGAGAACGTGACCGAGGTAGATCAGCGTTGGTGTCGAGACGAAGATAATCTGCAGGACCCAGAACCGAATGTGTGAGATTGGGAAGGCTTGGTCGTAGCAGACGTTCTTGCAACCAGGCTGTTTGGTGTTGCAAATCATATTCGACTGTTCATCGCCCCAAACCTGAAATGTTCAGATGAGAAATCATTAtaattatatacatatgtacaacAAAAGAACTAAGTACCAAGTTATCTTTATCAACATCGGGGCAGTTTTCTTGAGGTTATGGCACAAATCTTCCAGCATCCACTACTGTTGTTATTTCGGAGGCGCATTGGAGAATTGTGCTAATAAggcctaaaataaataaataagcaatcTACAAAATGGCATTTTGTAGATACATTGTTGACTTCTGGCTTTACAAATAATCAGTGGCGTTTTAAGTTAAGGTTCAAGTTTTTTAAATCGATAAATAGAAgaagtaaataaagaaaaattaaattatttgtttctAACAAGCAAGCAGGTTAATTTAGCAAAGAGAGGATTTATATTCTGTCACCCAATGCATGCTGAGAtagcctttaaaaaatgtttcatacAACCAAAAGCTCCTATTATTATAGTTACAAACCTGATTATTTATAATCAAGCTAAATTTGTTGCTCAGGAGCTGTGGACCTCCATTTTGGCCACCAGAGGGTATTATTTCACCTTAAAGCTTTTCATGTCTcatctatctataaattgcaCAGCACAGGAGACAGAAAGGGTCAAAGAAAGCGGCACAGTTTTGGCAGCTAACATATGACAAACACCTCAAacccacaaaaatgtgcaaagtagtACTACTTTAGACGGTCTATGACTTTGAATAAACATTGACGATTTCCGAATTTAAGGATGTTTCAGAATTCCACATTTGCAAAGCACAACCAGCTAGAGACTGAAACAGAAGTCTCAGACAGAGCGTGATGCCCCTTGCAGTGTAGGCAGGCTACCAGACACTGTTTTGGTGtcacgttgttgttttttgtttggggAAAAGTACCCTGTACGCCACATGCAGACGTGCAGAACGCTTTACAACAGCACATGATCGCCAAAGGAGGtttccggtcgattccaacctgtagctctgtttttaattaaaagattcATCAGTTAGGTATAAGgcgacaaaaaaaataaatcctaaacAAATCGTACGAGACCTTCTCTGCTCCAGCTCCAAGGATCATGATCCTGAAGATGAAAAGCACACTGAGCCAGACCTTCCCAATGACAGTGGAGTGGGACTGGACCTTGTCCAGTAGAGAGGACAGAAAACTCCACTCTCCCATGGTCTCTGATCTGAGGAGGAAAAGCATACAAAAATATGTTCATTTACTCAAaaactaatatttattttttatatgaatTGAAAATCCCTCATTTTTAAACCCTAGGTGAATTGTGACACTCCAGGAATCTACAATCTGAAGACTCCAGTCCAATGGAGACAAAGGAGAAATGttcagtaaaaaataatgtagtTGTTATAAAATACTGAATACTATGAGCGCTTACTAATTACATGCAAAACACTAAACTTCAAACAGTCTTATATAGCAAGAACTCAATAAACCAAAGATGCAGTAGATGGTATAAGGTCAGTATTTATATtggacttttttactttaccgGAACAAAGCGCTTTACAATTTTCCTCTTATTTAccgattcacacacacattcacacacacattcatgcaccgCTGGTGGCGGATCTGCTATGCAAGGCGCTGGCCTTCCATCAGGAGCAACTTGGGCTTTAGTGTCTTTCTCAAAGAGCGACGTGCGGAGGTAGGGATTGAACCATCAACCTTTTGGTTAAAGGATGACTCGCGCTACCGCCCGAGGCACAGACAGTGGAAACTCAGTTACGCACAATTATTTGCAGAATAGTTTTCAAAAGGAAGATTTGGGGTCCCCCGCTGAAGCTGCTCCCCCCAATACTGGATAAGTGGACTAAGATGAATGGatagttttaaaaagttttgGCAAACCATTGGTTAAGTTAAAGGAAATTATTAAATTgctatcaattaaaaaaaaatggaagcatagattgtgaaaatgtaattattgttttttcatttaagtcCTTTCTGGAGTATATTTAACTATTGATATTGTATTCTCTTGTATTTTGCCCATAGCGCTGTGCTGTGATTTCTGATTACTGATTAACATAAAGAGTAAAAGCTCATCTACAACACCAGTGCGTCTATTTTGCCTTCGAGACACAATCACATTACATCAC from Etheostoma cragini isolate CJK2018 chromosome 18, CSU_Ecrag_1.0, whole genome shotgun sequence encodes the following:
- the LOC117961201 gene encoding gap junction Cx32.2 protein-like isoform X2, with protein sequence MGEWSFLSSLLDKVQSHSTVIGKVWLSVLFIFRIMILGAGAEKVWGDEQSNMICNTKQPGCKNVCYDQAFPISHIRFWVLQIIFVSTPTLIYLGHVLHIIHKEDKIREYMKTHSRAEKLPKYSDDKGHVKIKGDLLGNYMTSIFFRIVLEVAFIVGQYYLYGFVMVPRVVCTRVPCPFTVECYMSRPTEKTIFILFMLVVSCISVLLNVVEIFYLACTRSCRRKKTMPATAIAIHPRFNGDSLTKSEKLSLHDGSSTA
- the LOC117961201 gene encoding gap junction Cx32.2 protein-like isoform X1 — translated: MLFLLRSETMGEWSFLSSLLDKVQSHSTVIGKVWLSVLFIFRIMILGAGAEKVWGDEQSNMICNTKQPGCKNVCYDQAFPISHIRFWVLQIIFVSTPTLIYLGHVLHIIHKEDKIREYMKTHSRAEKLPKYSDDKGHVKIKGDLLGNYMTSIFFRIVLEVAFIVGQYYLYGFVMVPRVVCTRVPCPFTVECYMSRPTEKTIFILFMLVVSCISVLLNVVEIFYLACTRSCRRKKTMPATAIAIHPRFNGDSLTKSEKLSLHDGSSTA
- the c18h1orf198 gene encoding uncharacterized protein C1orf198 homolog — translated: MAAATMAGLDAHRMEEKKFEYFSSINSMAKKIMQEREKIKANHGSSWEKMTPQEQDIAIDNGMMDPHIRARYAMHRVDREEVVCYPKLLIQTGQKIVHFGEEDITWQDEHSAPFSWETKSQLDFSLTSGPADQGVSASQADPKPVKVPHSSQLAKTTPGTKVSVSEGRRLEEESSFWKISAERSRLEGEQANFQSLTPSQIKSLEKGEKSLPSYLRQETSVTTKEPEAADPHPPAASRSTKQRAPKPPAPHPPIPISVSATPSISISSSPSPPVSVSSSVAGWERSQSTLPSVGNTVDEVFSTGMMSKPSTHPTGAEKEEEGSTASPTFAHFNNKHTTTQQQSIAF